Genomic window (Bosea vaviloviae):
CAGACCAGCGCGTAGTCCTTGATGATGCGGCGCAGCGGCGTCAGCGAAAGATGATGCGCGACGACGGGAACGCCGTCGGCCTGCCGGACGTCGAAGACCAGCCGGCGCTCAATCAGCGCCAGATGTGCCAGATAGGGCCCGCCATCATGGCCGGGAAGGGCGAAGCGATTGCGTTCGATCAGATCGTAGATCGCAACCGCGCGCTCATGCTCCTGATCCGGCGAGCCACGCCCAAGCGAGGCTTCGTCGAGCGTGACGCCGATCAGGCATTTCGTCTCCGACATGCTGTCTCCGATCGAACCGGACGGCGCTAGGACATACGTTCACAGATTCAGTCTGATCGTCACGGAACGACCATGCGCCTGCAAGCCCTCCGCTTCGGCAAGCCGGACGGCAGCCGGCGCGAGAGCGCGCAGCGCCTCGGGCCCGCATTGCAGCAGCGAGGTTCGCTTCATGAAATCGAGAACGCCCAGCCCGGAGGAGAACCGGGCCGAGCGCGCCGTCGGCAAGACATGGTTGGGCCCGCCGACATAGTCGCCGATGGCCTCGGGCGTGTGGCCGCCGATGAAGATCGCGCCTGCATTGCGGATCCTGGCCGCAAGGCGTTCGGGCTCGGCCGTCATGATCTCGAGATGCTCGGGCGCGAGGCGATCGACCAGGGGGATCGCCGCCTCAAGATCCGCGACCAGCAGGATCGCGCCGTAATCAGCCCAGCTCTTGCCGGCGATCTCGGCGCGCGGGAGCGTCGCGAGCTGCACTATCACCGCCTTCTCGACCTCGCCGGCCAAACCGGCATCGTCCGTCATCAGGATCGACTGGGCCGAGACGTCGTGCTCGGCCTGGGCCAGCAGGTCGGCGGCGATCCAGTCGGGATTTGCCGAACCGTCCGCGATGACCAGCACCTCGGAAGGACCGGCGATCATGTCGATGCCGACCTGGCCGAAGACGCGCCGCTTGGCGGCGGCGACATAGGCGTTGCCGGGGCCGACGATCTTGGAGACCGGGGCGATCATCGCCGTGCCATAGGCGAGCGCGGCCACGGCCTGCGCGCCACCGATGCGATAGACCTCGTCGACGCCGGCGAGCCGCGCCGCGGCCAGCACCAGCGGGTTGGTTTCGCCGCGCGGGCTCGGCGCAACCATCACCACCCGGTCGACACCGGCGACCTTGGCCGGAACGGCGTTCATCAGCACCGAGGACGGATAGCTCGCCGTGCCGCCCGGCACATAGAGTCCGACCGCCTCGATCGCGCTCCAGCGCCAGCCGCTCGCGACCCCGGCCTCGTCCGTGAACCAGGCATCCTGCGGCTTCTGGCGCAGGTGATAGGCCTCGATGCGCGCGCGCGCCGTTTCCAGCGCCGCGAGCTGCTCGGGCGGGCAGGCTTTGACGGCGGCATCGATCTCCGTTTCGGAGACGCGCAGGGTCTGCGGCGT
Coding sequences:
- a CDS encoding UPF0262 family protein — encoded protein: MSETKCLIGVTLDEASLGRGSPDQEHERAVAIYDLIERNRFALPGHDGGPYLAHLALIERRLVFDVRQADGVPVVAHHLSLTPLRRIIKDYALVCESYYAAIRTATPSQIESIDMGRRGLHDEAAHILVDRLASKVEIDFDTARRLFTLIYALHWKG
- the hisD gene encoding histidinol dehydrogenase, which produces MPIRLDDRDARFEQDFQTLLGAKREVSEEVDRVVADIIAEVRTGGDAALIAYTSRFDGLDLTPQTLRVSETEIDAAVKACPPEQLAALETARARIEAYHLRQKPQDAWFTDEAGVASGWRWSAIEAVGLYVPGGTASYPSSVLMNAVPAKVAGVDRVVMVAPSPRGETNPLVLAAARLAGVDEVYRIGGAQAVAALAYGTAMIAPVSKIVGPGNAYVAAAKRRVFGQVGIDMIAGPSEVLVIADGSANPDWIAADLLAQAEHDVSAQSILMTDDAGLAGEVEKAVIVQLATLPRAEIAGKSWADYGAILLVADLEAAIPLVDRLAPEHLEIMTAEPERLAARIRNAGAIFIGGHTPEAIGDYVGGPNHVLPTARSARFSSGLGVLDFMKRTSLLQCGPEALRALAPAAVRLAEAEGLQAHGRSVTIRLNL